Part of the Sporosarcina sp. FSL K6-2383 genome is shown below.
CTTTTCCTGCACTTCATCTGGAATATTATTCGTTTGTTGCAGCACTTCTTCAGGAAATTCCACTTCAATGCCATGCTTATGAATAATAGAAATAATATCCACACCAGGATCATTTTTATGTCCTAGTATTTGCGTTACCATACCTGTCATCGACTTTAATTCACTTGGCCAATCCGTTATTTCAACAACGACCTTATGCCCATCTACTGCATCCAGTGCGTCACCTTTGGCAATAAAAATATCCATTGGCAGTTTTTTATTGTCTGGAATAACAAAGCCGAAACCCTTGTTATGTTGATATGTGCCGACAACTGATGTTGTTTTTCGCTCTACGACTCGACTAATCGTACCTTCACGGCGATCTCCCGACGTACCATTTGTGACACGCACCAGGACGATATCCCCGTTCATCGCGCCATTCACCTCATGCGGTGGAATGAAAATATCATCCATTCCTTCCGTTTCAGGTGCGACGAAGCCAAAACCTTTCGCATGCCCGATAAATTTCCCACGCACTAGATTCATACGCTCAGGTACACCATAACGATTCGTTCTCGAACGAATAATTTGCCCTTTTTGTTCAAGATGAACGAGCATTTTAACAAGTTCCTTGAATTCCGCTGCTTGCTCAAAGCCCATTAACTCTTGGATTTCCTGGACTGTTAATGGCTTGTATGACTCGTCTTTCATCAGGGACAGCAATTTTTGTTGCATATCTTGATCGAAATTATCCATATATCTCACTCCTTCATTTACCTAGCATTATCATTTGTTATATTTTTCACACATGCCAATCCAGTGATTCAAGAAATTCAAAAATATCTTCATGTAGTTGCACTTTTTCAGGCCCTAGCGTGATGACATGCCCAGATTGCTTGTACCATTTTAACTGTTTGTCGTCGGATTCTGTGTTATCGAAAATAACATTTGCTGAACCCGGATCGATAACAGTATCCAATGATCCTTGCGTTACGAATAGTGGCGCATAGATGTGATCGATATGCTCGCGAACATCATAAACCAGTGCTCGCAGCTCCGCCAATGTTGGCATGGACTGTTGCTGAAGGGCTTCTAATTCCTCTTCGATTTGCTGCTCATCTTTTCCTTCATACTTCTTGTATTCCCGCGCGTACGCTAGGACACCCTCGTACATGATATCCGTCGTTTTCATCGTCATAGGCGCACACATTGTGACAATCCCCTTCACAGGCATGTTATACCCTAATTTCAACGAAAATACGCCACCAAGCGATAAACCTGCCACTGCAATCTCATCGTAGCCAGCCTCTTTTAATTGATTATACCCTGCGAGGACGTCTTGCCACCACTCAGCAGGTCCAGTTCGAATCAATTCCTCTGGAGGTACACCATGCCCTTTGTAATGAGGAGCGAGCGATGTATAGCCTTTCTTCTCCAGGAAGCGACCAAGCATCCGCACGTCCGCTGAAGTACCCGTGAATCCGTGCAATAGCAAAACTGCACGCTTGCCTGTTTCTATAAAAAATGGTTTTGGTTGAGATATTCGCATAATATGTATTCCTTTCTGTTGAACTTTTTCTATCAATTATGCCTTGGCATAATTGCGTCCGGATTTTTTTCGAGCCCGCTCGAAAAGATCCCCTAAAAAATCCGTGACATCCGCAGGCCGACAGGATGTCGGTCATGCAACCGTTGCCACAGGATGTGGCGTACTTAGGTTACCTTCCACTTTATCTAAGTTCAGCAGAGGTTTTCTGTAGCTGACGCTTCGCTTTCAGTACAAAAAGATTTGCTGAACTTAGATAAAAAACGCCCGACCAGTCGGAAGGTCAGGCGTTCGTAGTTTATTCACATAAGTTTTAGAATTTCATAATTAAAATGGCTAAGATAAACAATAAGATAGCCAGTATCAATGTCACCCGTTGAAGAACAAGATCAAGTCCACGCGCTTTTTGTTTCCCGAAAAGTTGTTCAGCTCCACCAGAGATGGCTCCTGAAAGACCCGCACTTTTTCCAGATTGTAATAATACGACAGCGATCATAGCTAGCGATACGATTACAAGTAGTACCATCAATACTTCATGCATTTTGTTCCACCTCCTGATTAAAACTTACAACAAACTTCATTTTACCAAAAATAAGCTGTCGACACAACCTTTTGTTCTACAATTCGTTTTTATGAATGAACAGCAGGGCTATGCGGTAGTATTTAGTTGCTGAACGGTAGTAAATGTACCCTGAGCGGTAGTATTCACCCGCCGAACGGTAGTAACCGTACCCCG
Proteins encoded:
- a CDS encoding carboxylesterase; translated protein: MRISQPKPFFIETGKRAVLLLHGFTGTSADVRMLGRFLEKKGYTSLAPHYKGHGVPPEELIRTGPAEWWQDVLAGYNQLKEAGYDEIAVAGLSLGGVFSLKLGYNMPVKGIVTMCAPMTMKTTDIMYEGVLAYAREYKKYEGKDEQQIEEELEALQQQSMPTLAELRALVYDVREHIDHIYAPLFVTQGSLDTVIDPGSANVIFDNTESDDKQLKWYKQSGHVITLGPEKVQLHEDIFEFLESLDWHV
- the secG gene encoding preprotein translocase subunit SecG; amino-acid sequence: MHEVLMVLLVIVSLAMIAVVLLQSGKSAGLSGAISGGAEQLFGKQKARGLDLVLQRVTLILAILLFILAILIMKF